From the genome of Leptodactylus fuscus isolate aLepFus1 chromosome 1, aLepFus1.hap2, whole genome shotgun sequence, one region includes:
- the SNX18 gene encoding sorting nexin-18: MALKARALYDFRAENPGEVSLRESEVLSLCSEQDIEGWLEGVNSRGERGLFPASYVEVVRAETAGPPPPPPPPPPPSDTRYANLPPGGYEPAPAPPSYPSFNYSGVSARPAALPYQHSQPSDDDWDDEWDDSSSTAADEAPTPGYYGGSFHDYDNSRYRMSTPGSYSTTTSTTTTSSQAAKGTATVSRNLNRFSAFVKSGGEAFVLGEAAGFVRDGDKLCVVQGPHGPEWQENPYPFRCTIDEPTKQTKFKGMKSYISYRLMPSHTGQHVHRRYKHFDWLYARLLEKFPVISVPRIPEKQATGRFEEDFISKRRKGLVWWMDHMCSHPVLSRCDAFQHFLTCSDEKAWKQGKRKCEKDEMVGANFFLTLSTMPGATILEPQEVDAKLDAFKSFAKRMDEGVLLLNQTAGEFARKQASGFKKEYQKVGMAFKGLGQAFEIDQQAFSAGLNRAMSFTADAYDTIGEMFAEQPRQDLDPIMDLLAVYQGHLANFPDIIHVQRGALAKVRESKKHIEEGKMELQKATEIQERCNIISYATLAEIQHFHKIRVRDFKSQMQHFLQQQITFFQRVTLKLEEALQKYDTA; this comes from the exons ATGGCGCTCAAAGCCCGAGCTCTGTACGACTTCCGAGCCGAGAACCCGGGCGAGGTGTCCCTGCGGGAGTCGGAGGTGCTGAGCCTGTGCAGCGAGCAGGACATCGAGGGCTGGCTGGAGGGAGTCAACAGCCGCGGGGAGCGGGGGCTCTTCCCTGCCTCCTATGTGGAGGTGGTCCGGGCAGAAACTGccggtcctcctcctcctccgccgccgcctCCACCTCCATCAGACACCCGCTACGCTAACCTGCCCCCCGGAGGGTACGAGCCGGCACCGGCGCCCCCTAGCTACCCGAGCTTCAACTACTCCGGAGTGTCCGCCCGGCCCGCCGCCCTCCCGTACCAGCACAGCCAGCCTAGCGACGACGACTGGGATGACGAGTGGGACGACAGCAGCTCCACAGCCGCGGATGAGGCCCCGACCCCCGGGTACTACGGAGGCAgtttccatgactatgacaacAGCAGGTACCGGATGTCTACCCCTGGCTCCTACTCCACTACCACCTCGACCACCACCACCTCATCCCAGGCGGCCAAGGGCACCGCCACCGTCAGCCGTAACCTCAACCGCTTCTCCGCCTTCGTGAAGAGCGGCGGCGAGGCGTTCGTGCTCGGGGAGGCGGCAGGTTTTGTGCGGGATGGCGACAAGCTGTGTGTGGTGCAAGGTCCGCATGGGCCGGAGTGGCAAGAGAACCCGTACCCCTTCCGCTGCACCATAGACGAGCCCACCAAACAAACCAAGTTCAAGGGCATGAAGAGCTACATCTCCTACCGCCTGATGCCGAGCCACACCGGCCAACATGTCCACCGCCGCTACAAGCACTTTGACTGGCTCTACGCCCGACTGTTGGAGAAGTTTCCGGTCATCTCCGTTCCTCGCATCCCTGAGAAACAAGCCACCGGCCGCTTCGAGGAGGACTTCATTTCCAAACGGCGGAAAGGTCTGGTGTGGTGGATGGACCACATGTGTAGCCACCCGGTGCTATCCCGCTGTGACGCTTTCCAGCACTTCTTGACCTGCTCGGACGAGAAAGCCTGGAAACAAGGCAAGAGAAAGTGTGAAAAAGATGAGATGGTTGGGGCCAACTTCTTCTTAACCCTCAGCACCATGCCTGGGGCCACCATTTTGGAACCACAAGAAGTGGACGCCAAGCTGGACGCCTTCAAGTCATTTGCCAAAAGGATGGATGAAGGAGTCCTCTTGCTCAACCAGACAGCTGGAGAGTTTGCCCGCAAGCAAGCCTCGGGTTTCAAAAAGGAGTACCAGAAGGTTGGAATGGCCTTCAAGGGATTGGGTCAGGCCTTTGAGATTGACCAGCAGGCCTTTTCCGCTGGCCTGAATCGGGCAATGTCTTTTACAGCAGATGCCTATGACACCATCGGGGAAATGTTTGCAGAACAACCTCGCCAGGACCTGGACCCCATCATGGACTTGCTAGCCGTGTATCAGGGGCACCTGGCCAACTTCCCTGACATCATCCACGTCCAGAGAG GGGCACTAGCCAAAGTCCGCGAAAGCAAGAAGCACATCGAAGAGGGCAAGATGGAGCTACAAAAAGCTACCGAAATCCAAGAACGTTGTAACATTATATCCTATGCCACTTTGGCAGAAATCCAACATTTTCACAAAATCCGAGTGCGGGACTTCAAGTCACAAATGCAACATTTCTTACAGCAACAGATAACTTTCTTCCAAAGAGTGACGCTAAAGTTGGAAGAGGCTCTACAGAAATATGACACGGCCTAG